The bacterium region CGCAGCGCACTATCGCGCCGCCGCTCGATCCGTTCCAGAGAGCGCGATTCTCCCGTTTCAGGCGAAGAAGGATGCGATAAACGTCCCTCAGATGATGTTCCCGCCAGTCAATCGGATCGCGCTCAAAGAATTCGAGCTGCTTGTCCAGACCGGCTTCCTGCCCGCTATAGATCAAAGGAATTCCCGGTACGGTGAGTGTCAACACGGCGAACGCTTCGGCGGCGTCGCCCAACCGTTCGAATACCGTACCATTCCACGAGTTCTCGTCGTGATTATCGGTGAACCGCAACCGATGGGCGTCCGGCGGATAGGCGTTGCGCTCCCGAATGAATAGGCTGTCGAGAGCAAGAACCGACCGCTTGCCGTGCGCGATTCCACTCATCAGCCAGTGCAAGTTCCAGGAATAAGTGACGTCGAAACCCTTTTCGTGTGCGGCGGGAGATTCATCCTCGGCGAGCATGAAGACGGGCTTGATCTCATGAAGGGCTTCTATGGCGTCGGCCCAGAAGTCCCATGGTACCATGCCGGCTACGTCACAGCGGAAACCGTCTATGTCCGTTTCCCTGATCCAGAATCGCATGGCTTCAATCATATAATCGCGCAGGCCTTCTCTTTCGTAGTTCAGATCAATCACGTCATGCCAGTCGGGAACGGGCGGAACGAAATCGCCCTTTTCATTCTGTGTGAACCAGTCCGGATGTTCTTCTACCAGCGGATTGTCCCAGGCGGCGTGGTTGGCCACCCAATCAATCAAGACGTGCATTCCAAGATCGTGAGCACTGCGAACGAGACTCTTGAACTCGTCCATCGTACCGAACTCGGGATTCACAGCCAAGTAATCGCGTACACTATAATAGCTTCCGAGAGTGCCCTTACGGTTCTGCTCGCCGATGGGATGAATCGGCATGAACCACAGCACACGCACGCCCAATTCTTTGAGGCGAGGCAGATGTTCGCGAAATTCGGCAAACGTTCCCGCCGGAGTGAATTGCCGAACGTTGACCTCATAGATGCAAACGTTGCGCGACCACTCCGGTGGATTCCTGTGCTCGGACCGGCCTTCTCTATCTGCGGAATGTGCGAGGTTCCACGGCAGGAGAAGAGTCAACCATAATCCGAGCACAATCCATGAAGCAGGTCGTGGCATCACCAAGCGAGATTTCGAGATAAAAGCCGTTCTTTGTTGAATTGAGTCCATTGGTTCCGTCCCTTGATCTGCGGATAAGAAAATATAGGAATTCTCTTGATAGTATGCTACTCCCGAGTTTGTGGAGCACTCGGTCGCGATCTTTCTACGCCAGTTCCGGTCAGAATCCCAAAATAAAACTGCCTTGCCATATCGTGACGGCAAGGCAGCGTGCGGTTATTGCGATGATAATGTAGAGCTTACAGCGTACGCTCCGATTCGTTTCGGCTTCCGCCTTTCGGACTGCCAACGGTTCGGCGAAGGTGCACGACTGCGCCGATCGGAATGCCATCTCGGCAGATTGCCGTCACCTCGGCCGTGCATGAACCTCCCCATTCGACAAATTCCGTCTGGGTCGCGGTTGGTTGCGCGCGCAGGGCATGCGCCACCGCCCCGCCCAACCTTCCGAATACTCCGGATTCCGGCGATCCTTCTTTCCCCTCTACGGAAGAACCGATCCAGCGGCTTGCCGCATCATTCACGATCCGAAGCACTCCGTCTCGATCGTACACCAAAAGCGGCGTCGCAACCGCCGCGATGGCGGCTTCGTACAATTCAAGATCGCTCACCCGGCTCTCGAGTTCCAAGTTGCGCTGGTTCAGCTGTTCGCGTTCGTCGCGTTCCTCCGTGAACAGACTTTCGCTGGCGGCCAACGCCGTTTCCGCCAACTGACGGATCTGGCGAAGGTCATGTTGCCGCTCGGCAGCCTCGCGGACCGTATCCTTCAGTTCGGTCTCCGCCCACGGCTTGCTGATGAACTTGAAGATTGCGCCTTCATTGATGGCGGTAATTACCGCCGTGATATCCGCATATCCCGACAGAACGATGCGCATCGTATCCGGCCAACGCTCGCTGACCAGTCGGAGGAATTCTCCACCGTTCATCTGAGGCATCCGGTAATCCGAGACCACCACGTCAATGGGGATTCGTTCCAGCAAATCCAGACCGTCCCGCGCCGACGTGGCGAGATGAATCCGATAGGGTTCATCAATGAAGTGGCGACGGAGGGCTTTCAGGACCTTCTCTTCGTCGTCCACGAACAGGATGGACGTCGTTTCACTCATGATGGATCTCCTGCGCGAATTCCACCGGTTGTTTGTTTACGGGGAAACAGAGCATGAACGTCGTCCCCTTGCCGAGCTGGCTTTCCACTTTGATATCTCCGCCGTGTTTCTGTACGATGTCGTAAACGATGCTTAGTCCCAAGCCGGTTCCCTGCCCCACGTCCTTCGTCGTGAAGAACGGCTCGAAGATCCGTCCGAGGTGATTCGATGCGATTCCGGCTCCGTTATCCGACACATGAACAATGACACGATCTTTTTGCTGATGCACGGAAATCCGAATCTCACCCTGTTCAGGAATCGCCTGAGCCGCATTGGTAAGGAGGTTGCTGAACACCTGCTGCAAAGCGCCGAGGTGACCGAGGATCGGGGGTGCGTCTTTATAGTCCCGGACCACTTGCGCCTTATACTTGATTTGATTCCAGACGACTCGAATGCTGTTTTCGATGGCGTCGCATACATCCACCAGCATCGGAACGTCGTCGTCTTCCCGCGAATAAAGCTTGAGAGCTCGAACGATGGTCTCGATTTCATCCGTTCCCTCCAGGGAATCCTTCACGAGTTCCAGAAGATCCTCGAGAACGAATTCGAGCTTGAGCGTCTGCCGCAGGGACGACAACTCGGTGCGAATTCGGGTGGCTGTCTCATAATCCTCGGCAGCGATGCTCTGTTCAAGCTCGGATACCCAACCGAGGTAGTTGCGGATTTTGGTGGTATAGTTCGCCAGTTCGCGAAGATTGCTGCTGATAAAGCCGATGGGATTGTTGATCTCATGGGCGATCCCGGCCGCCAGCACGCCGACTGACGCCATTTTCTCGGCGTGAACGATGGATGCCTGTGCGCCCTGCAGCTTTCGCAGCGCCTGCTCGGTTTCTTCCTTTGATACTGCCAATTGCTCCAGCGACTCCGCCAGCTCGGACGACAGTCGCGCCTGCTCGTTCCACAATGCTTCAAGTTGTCCCGCGTATTCCTTCTGGGCGTTTTCCGCCCGAATTCGAGCGGTAACGTCATCCATGATCTGCACGGCGGCAATCACGCGACCATCGCCGTCTGTCACCGGCGAAGACACCACACGGAAGCAACGCTCAACATCGCCCTTAGATTTCGTGGACAACGACTCCTGCGAGCATCCACTCAGCAGTGTCCGATGGGTGGCGCAATCGGGACAGATGAATTCTCTCGGCGGATCACAGAGTACCTGATAGCAATACGGTTGATCCGTCAGGTTTCGAGTGGGGAACCACTCCAGCATCCGCTTGTTCATGGTCAACAGGCGCATGTCTGATGAGATTACCGCCACCCCCAAACCGACGCTGTCTACGACGGTCCGGTATTTCCGCTCACTCTCTCGCAGGGCTTGTTCGGCTTCCTTTTCGCGTGTAACGTCCGCCAGCACACCGACCGCTCCCACAAACCGGTTGTCTTCCATGATGGGGCTGGCGGCGATCCGAATGACGCATTCCCCGCCGCCGAGACGTTGAAGACTCACCTCATACGAGTCGCTGATCCCCGCCAATCGCCGAGCCGTTCCTTCGCGAATCGTGGCGCGACCCGCTTCATTTAGATATTCATCTATGGCTTTCCCGATCAATTCTCCCTCGGCAACTCCGAGCAGCGAATGAGCGGCCACGTTGGCATACAGAAAGCGTTCGTCCTCATTTACGAGAATAATCCCGTCGGTTGCCAGTTCAACCAACGAGCGAAATTGCGCAAGTTCAGCCCGTAGCTCCCGTTCCACCGAATGCTGTGCCTGCAGCGTGTTTTCCAGCTCACCGATGCGGGCTTCAAGCGCCGCATGTTCCGGCGGCCGTGACGGATGATTTTTCACCCGCGTCAAGTGTCCTTCCTCTTCATCTCCACCTCAAGATTCCCTTTTCCGTCGGAGCGTATGGCCGCCGGACCCTCGAGCTGGGAAATGTCACCCTCCACGCCGTCAATGGATATTACCGTCTTTGCTGAAATCCGTTCCCGAATCACCACCACGCTTTCGTCCCCCTGTTCTCGCTGTGCAATCTGCCTTGCCAAGTCCACGTTTTCCGCTTCCTTCTGTGCCATCAGCTGCAGGGTGGGAAGCACCGATTCGATCAACCTGCGATATACTTCAACCTGCTTTTTCGATTGCTGATCTTGGTTCATGCGGTGTTTGGCGAGGAACTTCATCAGGATCGTTTGAGGGCTCGTCGCTCCGATCTGATGCATCAAATCTGAACCGAGAAGCAGTTCGATCCGGCTCAGATTCTCGCGGGCCTTCTCGACGAATTCCTGGTTATCGCGAACGCGTTGTTTGAAGAAGTCCAACATTCCCACGCAAATCGTTGACAGGATATTGCCCTCATCGGCGTCAATTCGGTCGAGAATCGCCTTTTTTCGGGCGACGATCTTGCTCCCCTGGACCGCGCCCGCCGAAACGGTGTCGGCGACGACCGTCGAATCCTTTACGGTACCCTTGATGATGATCTTGTCCTTGGCCGACAGCCGCGAATCGCGAACGGATCCTTGCGCAATGACGCTGCGATCACTGCTGACAATTGAGCTTCGGATTTGCCCCTCGACCGTAATGTCGTCTCCCGCCTCGATGATGCTGTCTTCCTGAACGTCACCCGAGACGAACACCTCGGAGTCGGTGAGGATACGGCTGCCAATATGCAAATCTCCAACGACCTCGACGCACTGACTGGTGGAGATATCCACCACCTGATTGCCCTCTACCCGAAGAAGCGGATTGATCTTGAGCCGAACCGCCCGCGGGAATTCCTTGACCCCCTGGAGCGTCTTGACACGACGAATCTCGCGGTCCACGACCACCACGCCGTCGGTCTCGGCCACGGCTTCATTATGATCGAAGGACAAGGCAACGCCCGGGCCGGCCTTCAACTCAACGTCGAGTCCGCTGCGCGGAGGAAGCGTCTCTCCGCGTACGTTCCGTCCGGCTTTTCGACCGACGGTTGCGGGCGTTTTCTGACATAGAAGATCACCCTTGCTGACTTTCCGCGAGGAGTAGTAGACGTCGGTATTGCCGGGCTCGGCGACGGCCTGAAAGAAGAACTGAATCTCCGCATCGGCTCCCGACTCCGGAAACTCCCCTCGGGCAACCAGAATATTCTTGGCGGGGATGTGGTGTTCCAGAACCTC contains the following coding sequences:
- a CDS encoding alpha-glucosidase C-terminal domain-containing protein; this encodes MPRPASWIVLGLWLTLLLPWNLAHSADREGRSEHRNPPEWSRNVCIYEVNVRQFTPAGTFAEFREHLPRLKELGVRVLWFMPIHPIGEQNRKGTLGSYYSVRDYLAVNPEFGTMDEFKSLVRSAHDLGMHVLIDWVANHAAWDNPLVEEHPDWFTQNEKGDFVPPVPDWHDVIDLNYEREGLRDYMIEAMRFWIRETDIDGFRCDVAGMVPWDFWADAIEALHEIKPVFMLAEDESPAAHEKGFDVTYSWNLHWLMSGIAHGKRSVLALDSLFIRERNAYPPDAHRLRFTDNHDENSWNGTVFERLGDAAEAFAVLTLTVPGIPLIYSGQEAGLDKQLEFFERDPIDWREHHLRDVYRILLRLKRENRALWNGSSGGAIVRCETNLPETVSAFVREKDDQDVLVVLNLSAEPKLVEVKSRLTGEFLDAFTGERVNVSENAPLELGAWGYRVLSR
- a CDS encoding response regulator is translated as MSETTSILFVDDEEKVLKALRRHFIDEPYRIHLATSARDGLDLLERIPIDVVVSDYRMPQMNGGEFLRLVSERWPDTMRIVLSGYADITAVITAINEGAIFKFISKPWAETELKDTVREAAERQHDLRQIRQLAETALAASESLFTEERDEREQLNQRNLELESRVSDLELYEAAIAAVATPLLVYDRDGVLRIVNDAASRWIGSSVEGKEGSPESGVFGRLGGAVAHALRAQPTATQTEFVEWGGSCTAEVTAICRDGIPIGAVVHLRRTVGSPKGGSRNESERTL
- a CDS encoding PAS domain S-box protein; this encodes MTRVKNHPSRPPEHAALEARIGELENTLQAQHSVERELRAELAQFRSLVELATDGIILVNEDERFLYANVAAHSLLGVAEGELIGKAIDEYLNEAGRATIREGTARRLAGISDSYEVSLQRLGGGECVIRIAASPIMEDNRFVGAVGVLADVTREKEAEQALRESERKYRTVVDSVGLGVAVISSDMRLLTMNKRMLEWFPTRNLTDQPYCYQVLCDPPREFICPDCATHRTLLSGCSQESLSTKSKGDVERCFRVVSSPVTDGDGRVIAAVQIMDDVTARIRAENAQKEYAGQLEALWNEQARLSSELAESLEQLAVSKEETEQALRKLQGAQASIVHAEKMASVGVLAAGIAHEINNPIGFISSNLRELANYTTKIRNYLGWVSELEQSIAAEDYETATRIRTELSSLRQTLKLEFVLEDLLELVKDSLEGTDEIETIVRALKLYSREDDDVPMLVDVCDAIENSIRVVWNQIKYKAQVVRDYKDAPPILGHLGALQQVFSNLLTNAAQAIPEQGEIRISVHQQKDRVIVHVSDNGAGIASNHLGRIFEPFFTTKDVGQGTGLGLSIVYDIVQKHGGDIKVESQLGKGTTFMLCFPVNKQPVEFAQEIHHE
- a CDS encoding FapA family protein — encoded protein: MSEPMTHSGPTGDPRVDFRVVSQAFDSWNVQFRVDVRELLDQKALLRHLRQIKRAIAREHSLPESCMLFDGIVRKTRTADFVDVVVRITKQIFEKGSPRIHFAEAPADDGTPFARMKALLDIFYLDQFERPITLDRVMSAVSEAGIATDSLDAGIISRRLQEVLEHHIPAKNILVARGEFPESGADAEIQFFFQAVAEPGNTDVYYSSRKVSKGDLLCQKTPATVGRKAGRNVRGETLPPRSGLDVELKAGPGVALSFDHNEAVAETDGVVVVDREIRRVKTLQGVKEFPRAVRLKINPLLRVEGNQVVDISTSQCVEVVGDLHIGSRILTDSEVFVSGDVQEDSIIEAGDDITVEGQIRSSIVSSDRSVIAQGSVRDSRLSAKDKIIIKGTVKDSTVVADTVSAGAVQGSKIVARKKAILDRIDADEGNILSTICVGMLDFFKQRVRDNQEFVEKARENLSRIELLLGSDLMHQIGATSPQTILMKFLAKHRMNQDQQSKKQVEVYRRLIESVLPTLQLMAQKEAENVDLARQIAQREQGDESVVVIRERISAKTVISIDGVEGDISQLEGPAAIRSDGKGNLEVEMKRKDT